A genomic stretch from Candidatus Bathyarchaeota archaeon includes:
- a CDS encoding branched-chain amino acid ABC transporter permease, whose product MTVSEKKGISRIEWPELLGLTAFFAVLPLFLPKTLSMQILFYALVGLAFDLLYGYGNLLSFGHALFFGVGAYGAAITFNTITGNPLVAIGVGLALTVAVAAAIGPAALRRRDPYFALVMMAFNIFFYQLFVAPLAPWTGSDMGLTIRRMESFWIIDFSNKTTLYYIMLTVAFLLMILIKIFMKSKYGALLIATSESEFKVESLGYSSFKIKYLSLLFSSFLAGASGALFATFLGYSAIDFIAPTFNIIIVFIALIGGSGTFLGPFIGSFIYIALTYLLTVTMGWHASIYLDGVIGLIIIIVMMKFRGGLYRYLYQLAKGVYVREPMR is encoded by the coding sequence ATGACAGTCTCGGAGAAGAAAGGAATCTCAAGAATAGAGTGGCCCGAACTTCTAGGCCTAACAGCATTCTTCGCAGTCCTACCGTTATTCCTACCTAAAACCCTGAGCATGCAGATACTATTCTACGCACTAGTAGGCTTAGCCTTCGATCTGTTGTACGGTTACGGTAATCTACTATCTTTCGGCCACGCCCTGTTCTTCGGTGTGGGAGCCTATGGCGCAGCCATAACCTTCAACACAATAACAGGTAACCCCCTAGTTGCAATCGGAGTAGGCTTGGCCCTAACTGTTGCCGTGGCGGCGGCGATAGGGCCAGCCGCCTTGAGAAGGCGTGACCCATACTTCGCCCTAGTTATGATGGCTTTCAACATATTCTTCTATCAGCTCTTCGTTGCACCTCTGGCGCCGTGGACTGGATCAGATATGGGTTTAACAATAAGGAGGATGGAGAGCTTCTGGATAATAGACTTCTCAAACAAGACAACACTATACTATATCATGTTGACGGTTGCCTTCCTACTAATGATCTTGATAAAGATCTTCATGAAATCTAAGTATGGAGCCCTACTTATAGCTACGAGTGAGAGCGAGTTTAAAGTCGAGTCTCTAGGCTACAGCTCCTTCAAGATAAAATATTTATCCTTACTGTTTTCATCGTTCCTTGCAGGTGCTTCAGGAGCCTTATTCGCAACGTTTCTAGGATACTCCGCAATAGACTTCATAGCGCCGACATTCAACATCATCATAGTATTCATAGCTTTGATAGGTGGGAGCGGAACATTTCTCGGGCCGTTCATAGGAAGCTTCATCTACATAGCCTTAACATATCTTCTAACAGTCACCATGGGATGGCACGCCTCCATATACCTTGACGGCGTGATAGGGTTGATAATCATAATAGTTATGATGAAATTCCGTGGAGGCCTATACCGATATTTGTACCAGTTGGCGAAAGGTGTCTACGTCAGGGAGCCTATGAGGTGA
- a CDS encoding ABC transporter ATP-binding protein, giving the protein MSEILEVSNLSFAYGQAQVLFDINIRTGGLVTGIVGRNGAGKTTLLRTIAGLEKPTGGRILLGKTDITGLPAWKITKLGISYVPQDKRVFTSLTTYEHLLIAANAKLGKSGDVEAEIEKAMDYFPRLRVVKDSRASNLSGGERQMLNIAMALFGSTKLLMLDEPTEGLAPALTRTFGEVLKEKSREVPMILVEQNVPLLKDVCDRIYVLEEGRIIHEEKSRDEVQEGGFAKYL; this is encoded by the coding sequence ATGAGTGAGATACTTGAGGTTTCAAACCTCTCATTCGCCTACGGTCAAGCCCAAGTCCTATTCGACATAAACATCAGGACCGGAGGCTTGGTCACAGGCATCGTTGGTAGAAATGGAGCGGGAAAGACGACGTTGCTGAGGACCATAGCAGGTCTGGAGAAACCTACCGGTGGCAGGATACTTCTTGGAAAAACGGATATCACAGGCCTACCAGCATGGAAGATCACTAAGCTAGGAATATCCTATGTACCCCAGGATAAGAGGGTTTTCACCAGCCTAACCACATACGAACATTTACTCATAGCAGCCAACGCTAAGCTCGGTAAGTCTGGGGATGTTGAGGCTGAGATTGAGAAGGCGATGGACTACTTTCCAAGGTTGAGGGTAGTAAAGGATAGTAGAGCGTCGAACCTGAGTGGTGGTGAACGTCAAATGTTGAATATAGCTATGGCCCTCTTCGGCTCAACCAAGCTTCTAATGCTCGACGAGCCCACCGAAGGTTTGGCGCCAGCCCTCACCAGAACATTTGGTGAAGTGTTGAAGGAGAAGAGCAGGGAGGTTCCAATGATCCTGGTTGAACAGAACGTACCCCTCCTCAAGGATGTCTGCGACAGAATATATGTATTGGAGGAGGGTAGAATCATACATGAAGAGAAGTCTAGAGATGAGGTTCAGGAAGGAGGCTTCGCCAAGTACCTATGA